The Acipenser ruthenus chromosome 11, fAciRut3.2 maternal haplotype, whole genome shotgun sequence region TATGGAAGTGGTTCCAAATAAATTGAGTTCAGAGCGAGAGAGTGACAGCTCAGAATGGGAGTCCCTCCCCCTCACTACCCCGCTGGCTGTAGCAGTGAGAACGCACACATTTTACTATGCCAATCATTTCTCCAGTACTTCAATATGTTTATCTGTTATTTACACCCCTAACCTGTTTATTTCATTCtagtttttgggggtttttttgcaaTTTGCAATTTGGtgcattattttttctttagaaaaCTTGATTATCTATTTTGAAttttgaaaaagaagaaaaaaaaatgtcccagTGCTAAAACAAAAATGCCTGAACTGTAACTGCGTCAAATGAGTAATTGGTGAAATTGTCAGCAATTACACAACCACATGGCAGGGAAGGTCCTGTCATGTTATGTCATGTCACGATGTAAACGAATGCTTCATCAAGACGATTACTGCAAATGCAGCTTAGCCTACACACTATGGGACTGAGAGCAAAGCGTTCGTAGTGCACTCTGTGGCATTGTGATCGATCATCATGCTGGAAGTCTTTAAAGTGGTTTTCGTGTGTTTTTATCCTGCTTGTAAAACACACTGAAGACCAGAAGGAATTTCATCTCACCACTTTCTCACTTGGCCTAATCACTGCAACAACAGTGGAGTATAATAAGGAAACTGCAAGAGCAGAGATAAGGTTCTGAGTCTCCCGTTTCTCCTAATTGAAGATGGGAAATTCCGTTCCCACTCCGGCATTCTTCAAACATGCAGGCAAGTTAAGGTATGCTGAAGATTAACTGTGAAAGTTTAAACTTGCTTTTCGATGCAATTTGCTTATTTAGTGTAATCGTGCATTATCTGTGGCTCATTTTATTTCGGTGCATTATGTTTtccttatgcttttttttttttttaaatgaatgggaCTGAGAAAAGAGATCACAAATGGTGCTTTGATTTTGTCTGTGAAGATAAATTAGTAATTAAattattcagttattttttttcttgcgtGTTTCCATTTACTTGAAGTGGTGGCGTTGCCGAATAACAAAAGCTTTCAAGATCTTCTTGACAGTCTGCTTCTGTTGACATACGTTGACCAGATGTTGGTGTTAAGACTGGGGATGgtacaagaaaaacaaattggCCTAAATGTAAAACCATTGCATAAGCCTTTCCCTTTTGTTTTAGATAAATGAGTGGTGTTGAAACTTGGAATGTGTGTTAGATATGAATATGTGATAGCTTgttaaaaaaagagtgtgtttGAAATCAACATTACAGTACAGAAATACTTATGAAGTACATCTGTTTACCCAGTGTAGGTGGTAGGAATTTAGGCTCATAAGAATTGTTTTTGACCTCTTCTGTGTATTTAATAAGGGACAGCATTATGGTAGATGGTTATAACATTAGAATTCATACTGGGAGCTGAATTTAGCTGGAATGCAACAGAGGAACATGTCATTTGATTCCCTGTACTTCCCCCACCTTTTCTGCTATACAATCCCAGATGTATTGTGTAAGTGAAGTATGTATGTAGCATCTCTCGTTGACTTCTGCCAGGTATGAATTTCCTTTAATTACAATTAATAATCGTGACTGGTTGGTACTGGAAGTCCCATGTGAACTAATGCAGTACCTGTGCACTGCCAGACAGTGGATTGGACATGTGTAGAACAGAGTCTGTATCTCCCAGGCTGTTTCCCACAACAGGTGCAATGATGTAAACAGAATACTTGGTGTCTGTCTGGAACCTCATGGCTCGCTAAACCTGCCTAGTCACCCAAGACCCAGGTCGTTTTTGGTGTCATGatttagtaaagaaaataaattgtggCTAAAAGACCACACCTATTGAGAAAACCTGTTACTGGCATGATTTCTCAGACACAAAAAGGAGACTTACATTAGTTGGGGAGCTGGGGTCAAGGTCacgtttctttatttttgaaGAATGTTCGCAATGGAAGAATGATTCTGAATCACAGTGTTGACTAAGTCTTAAtcttttaaaatgggctgctttTCTGAGTGATTTTTAGCTAGGATCAGCTGTACTGTCATTACAGATATCTCTGTGATCCTTCAAGCACTGCAATAGCAATAATGAATGCCAACAACCAACAGCCTGACTAATACTTCTGTGTGGAACAAAGAGCAAGGCTCCAAATGTGCAGCGAGCAGGCTTTCAGACAGCACTAGTGAACTTCTTCTGTGTCTATACTTACTGAAGTGTGTCGACTGCTCAAGATTGATGTTTTCAGAGGTCCATCCAAATGTGCTGTGAAGCATGCTGTGGAAGGAGAGACCTTGCACATactgtgcagtgtgctgtttttttttctaactgtgttttaagtttgttttttcatGAACTGGGGTTAAAGTGTATTTGGGTGTTTTTCTAAAACCGATTTATTTACTTTAGATATCTTGTTTCTTTAGCAAACAATATCAGTCAAGATAATTGACAGGTACAGTGTGTGAAGTACTGTAGTTTCAGATTAATTTCTgtgctgtatttttcttttttaactctaAATCTAATGAATACGATTTTGCAAttaaaatggtacaagtttagaTAAATCCTGTATTCTTAAGCAACAATACATGAGTAAAGGTTACGTATGATGATTTGTAATcattaaaatggaaaatgaaggTAAATCATTTAGAGGACCCAGACAACTTAGCTATAGGGTTGGTTTTATACTGTACTTAGTTACCTTTTAcccttccctttttctttcaagCCACTGTGTAAAAGTATTTATTGTCAGAAGTGGTTCATTACTGTAATTGTGAATTATTTGGACTCTGTAGTAAACCTGCTTGTAAAGACAACTTTTAGCAGTTTTCTGTTTTGCTGTGTCAAATTTTACATTCAAATTGAATTCCCATACTACAGCAGAAAAGGTGTTGGCAGTGACTGACTTTCTTTTCTTTCGCAATGTAAGACACCACGTGTCCTAGAATTTCACATTGCCAGGCAATGTAAAAGAACATGAAGCGTCTTGTTTAGCAGTCCTACTGCGTCATTCTAGTTTTATGgggtgtttgtattttatttgcagcAACTTTAATGTGTTGGGACAACCAATTAGGCCTCCGGCTTTGAACTTTAGAGGTTCTCTTTTAATACATGATGCTGTTGTGCTCTGGGGCTGAACGCAGTTTCATTTATGTAACAAACTTCACTACTTGCCAGTAAAATAAATTGATTTGCAAGTTGAAAGACAGTGCCTGTTGAAGTGCGTAACCTGAGTGTGCTGCCCATCACTTCACATGATATTTACACCCCCACAGCCTCCCTGCACTACAGCAGCCTCTCTGAAGTCACTGTCTGGGAGTGGTGTTGTTTTCTCCTCAGTAAACCTCTCAAGCTTACGGTTGGGATTTGAGCAAGCTGCAGCTTGCATGAAATGTAGCAGCCTGGTTTTATTAAGCAGATATAAGAAAGATGCAGCAGACCAGGGGGTGCATTCCAGGAGACGGCTTTGGTTTTGTCTGAAGTCTCTCTGACTCGTACGCAGAAATCCAGGCTGCCTGGAGGTGTAAATATGTATAATCcaggaaagaaaaacaatatgttcttgttttttatCATGCCGtgtctctgcaaaaaaaaaaaagcaacagtcCTCTGTGCTAATGCGCTTCAAGATATCCCCCTGGTTTGCAGGGTAGAGCAAACACATCTGTGTAATGAAAAGCATTACCATATTGTTGTTCAAAAAGGGAGTTGCGTGTTAAAGAAATGACCGCTTTGCTTGCGATTTCTGCTGCTGTAATGTTTTTTGTCATGCATTGTTAGTTTTCAGAAGTCAGAGGTGACTGCTAACTTCTGCCTTTTTGACCCTGGTGACTCAAAATTGACTAAAGAAGTTTATGAATTTGTACATTGCCATGAGGGTGGCTTATTTGTCTTGGCAAATAAATGGCTAGTATGTCATAAACCACTTCTGCCTACATATTTTAAGGGCTAGGACAATTCTAAGCCAGATTCAAAGCTGGGTATAATATTTTTCTGGGGTAAGTTCCAGTAAAATGTAAGCATTTTagtgccacattgtttcaacCTATGGTCATATGAGTGTTAACCTATGAACCTCATGCAGgttgtattataattttttttttttttctagcaccgtttctattttaatttgtgtttctGTTATATTTTCAGGTGTTCTGAGTGTAGTGACCATTTGATTAACTGGTACTACGAGAAGGATGGCAAACTCTACTGTCGCAAACATTACTGGGAAAAATTTGGGGAGTCCTGTCATGGCTGCTCCCTGCTCATGACCGGTCCAGCAATGGTGAGTGTCGTGATATCCTGCTGATATCTTTTAAGCTGTGGTTTTGTTATCGCTAAAGCCGTTAAGCTGTGGTTTTGTTAGCGTCAAATTCTCCATCTCTTCTGAGTGTCTTCTCTGGATCTTTTAAATGTACTAACAGAGTCTCCACTAGACCAGAGAGCGGCATTGTGTTTATTGAAAAGCTTGCATCACTATAAACACGCCAGGAAACAGGTTTCTAAAATTGTTTTGTTAAGCTGCCATATCAGAAAGTGGGTTTTTGGACCCACAGTAAGTAGTTGGTACAGATTTATAATTCACAAGGCTTTTCACCTCTAGTCTAGTTCAGGTCGCAATTGAAAAGAGTTTTGCATTTCCTGATTTTATCAGTAAACTTGAACATTCCATTTTAGTCCCGGTATCTGCAGTATGCCAAGGTAATTAACTACATGTGATCGAACACCTTGTGTAAATAAAGTACAAATTCCTGCTTTTAGAATTTTTGAATATGAATAAAATAAGCACATAACTGCAAATAATCCCTTAATTATCCCACACATGTTAAAGTTTAACTTGCTCCTTTTTAATAACCTGCCTTCCTACCGTATCTTAACTGAAAGTAAATCCTTAAACATGAACCCTGGCAACAGATAGtggaaacagtaaaaaacaaaaaaaactcttcaCTCCTTCCAGGGGTTACGCacagaaaattacatttaacaagaCAATAAATATGGCCCAATGTTATGAAGTTGAAAGGTGATTATGAGTGATGGATCCGCGGCACGCTTCCAACATGCTGTAGACTCCAGGTGTGAAGTTAGAAAAAAGTCCCAATTCACAAGAAAATGCACATTCCATATATTTCCGGATCTACATGCACTTTGTTCTGAAACCGCGACAGCAGCTCCAGGGCCATTCCACATGAAAGAGTTAGGGGTGGGGGAATACCTGTAATGGTGATCCTTGAAAAAGTGCATGACATCATTATGTGCTGCACAGTACAAATTTGTCTTGAGTGCTCCTATTTACAGGAAAGCAGAAAAAGTCTAACGTTTTACAATTTGTGTTCATTCAAAatcgtttattttttataatcctaTTATGATTACGCTAATCTCTCAAATACTGGATAAAAAGGTAAAAATTATAACCTGGACAAGAGAATTACTGTATAAATGTAATGCCCTTTCAGTTAATTCAATTACATATTGATTTTGATTACATTGCAAGTCTTAAAGCAATGATCTTAAGCTGGACTGACATAGCTCTGTCCAGTGGAAACCACAGGTCAGGTAGCATTTTGTAAAGAGCTGAACAGATGGACAATCAATAAAAACTAACCATAAGTAAAGGGTATGGCTGAATTTAACAACGTAGAACAGAAAATTCATTTTGCAGGTTAAATGTCTCCATGTTAGAATGGTTGAAGAAATCGTAGGTGATAATGCAGAAGTGTAGTGTAGTGTCATACCAGATGTGggcagaggtgtttttttttttttgaggggggggggggggtggagtggAGTCTTCATTCAGCCTTACTCAGAGCAGTCTGCTCAGACCTGTACAAGGTGCTACCGTGTGTCAGTGTGCTAAAGCATGGGTTTGAAGAGGTATGTGTTCCTATAGCTGTTCACATGCTTATTCTAGGttggtttgctttatttttttaaaacattgggtGATGTATGACAGGTAAAACTATGAAGATGTAGAATAGATCATACGTATGCAGAGCTGTTTCATTACTGACTGCGTAATTACAGTCAGGCTTTCAGTCAAAATTATGTTTGATTTCCTAAAAGAGAAAAAGTGGCACAAGCTGCAAATAGACTAATTTTCATTCAGGCAAGAAGGAAAATTTACGTTAAACAAGTGTCTCTTGGTAATCTATCTCTTTGCAGTGCATCCCAGGTTGTATATTTGGTTTGCTAAAGTGTTCTTGCTAACTGATAGATAATACTTGATTTATTCtaacttattttttgtttgtttctgcagGTGGCTGGGGAGTATAGGTATCATCCAGAGTGCTTTGTGTGTTTAATCTGCAAAGTGATCATTGAAGATGGAGACACGTACGCACTGGTGGAACGCTCTAAACTTTATTGGTAAGAAACAGATCCACGccaagattttaaataaatacccaAACGGGTTTTTTTTAAGCgccagttttgttttttctccttgCAGTGGAAAGTGTCACCACCAGATTGTCCTGATGCCGATGTTTGAAAATCTTTCCCTGAACTCTCCCCTTGACTCCTTACCCCACACCGTCACACTCATCTCAGTCCCTGCTGCCACCAATGGCAAACCAGGCTTCTCTGTGAAAATAATTGGGGATTGTACCAACGGCACCACCAGTGTTCAAGTGAAAGAGTGAGTGTTTTCCATTTCAGATTTAAATAACTTGCATACTCAAACCACTaatctctgtgtgtatgtgtttatctTTAAATAAGATGGCAATACGGGCGCAACTAATGCCGTTGTAGTGTTAAAACCTTAAAGGAAATGAACACGTCTTGTAATTGTacgtttatctgaataaaaaaggtGCAGGTTGTACAGCAGTCCAGTTTTCTTCATTAACCTGTTGTTCTGTTTACCTTCAGAGTCAGAGGAATGCACATCAGCCCAGAGGTACGAAATGCTATTCACCCAGGAGATCGGATCTTGGAGATCAATGGGGTCCAAGTACAGAGTTTACTGGAAGAGAAGGTAATATTGCAAGACTTGTAGTTGCTGTTCATCGCTCTTAAGTAGCTAAAGGCATAATAGCACATAAGAACATTTTTTCCCCAATGGCCTTTAATTGGCAACAGGTTTCCAGACTACCCAAGCTGGGGTTTATTGTGATGTGTTAATCAGGGCTACTCTTAACAGAAAGGAAACTCGCCCCCTCTTTCCCCTATGTTATGAATGCTTTCACATCCGACCTTTATACTTaccaaccaaaaacaaacaatgaaaaagCTTTGCTGAATGAGCAATTAAGAGGTGGAATTGCAAACTTTGCCAAATTAATTCTAATAAACTttattacatatactgtatattgatgcCTAAAAATCACTGAGGCCAGTGTTAGAAACTCTATGAAATACTGTAACATTCTCCTAAGCATTAagatatgcagtttttttttatagttaaggTTTTAATTACACTGTGTGTGCGTTGCTGGCACAGCCTAGTTTGCATGAATTGTTCATATGCTTTTACAGTTCCCAAACATTTGTTTCCTGTTATATAACTGACTGATACTTAATTTAATGGGGCACTAAGACATTCCAGTCCTATTGTGCAGGTTTGAGTCAGAAACCTGCCCTTCAAATTCATTTACATCAAATATCACATTGCACCTAGTTAATTTGTGTTGATGGGCATTTCATTATTTGTGGTCCATCAGAGGGGTTGGTCAGAAAGTTTCAAGTTTGCTTCGTTGCTCCTGTTTTAGATTGAAGATCTGATCCAGAGGAATCAGACACTACAGCTGTTAATAGAACACGACCCTGTTCGGCAGAGCTTGGAACGACTGCGACTGACATCGTCTCCATCGCGCCTGGGCGTGCCGACCCCCTCTCGCATGAGActctcctccccctcccgctCAATCTCCGCACTGGAAAGCGAAAACGTCGATAGTACGCTGAAGAGACGATCAGTCAGGTAGAGGAAGATGCTAAACGTGCCAAGCGTCTAGCTGTGTTTGTGGGGGTTTATATTGACTCCAGGAACAAGCCTTGTAAGAACATCTGGGGAAGGGTGCCTGAATGGCAGAACAACCTTACATGCTGGGGTGGAGTTCATTTCCTTGTTTATTCTGTTAGCTCAGTGTAGTCCTATGTTTTTGCCAAGGCTTAGAGTTTCTATTTCAGCCAATGTAAAGTACTTTGCCCTGTATCCTACATTTTAGTTGGTCTtgacatttgtttattgtttaaccaTGACAATATGGTTGTTCAGAAAAATCCtatattgtgtgttgttttttttagtttaattttttttgacCGTTTTGATCCTTTTCTAGGCGAAGCAGCAGTACTTGCAAATCACCTGGTCCCTCCTCTCCAAAGGAGCATCCCGCCCTGTACCGGGACATCAGCCGCTCCGAATCCCTGCGCTCCTCCTCCAGCTGCTCCCACCGGATATTCCGCCCATGTGACCTCATCCATGGGGAGGTGCTGGGAAAGGGCTTCTTCGGGCAGGCGATCAAGGTAAGCATCTTCCGCTTGCTTGTGTTGATAATCGTAAGTCAGCTCTGTGTTTTTTCACAGGTGATTTATGCTATGGGAGCTCTGTAACAAACCACTAAAAGTAGTAAAATGTTcacaatttatatttattaatattacctTTTGATTCTCCCAGATTATAAAAGAAAGCATATTCTTCTAGAAAAGGCTTTATTCTTGGCTTATGTCCTTTCAGGTTACGCACAAAGCTACAGGAGAGGTGATGGTCATGAAGGAGTTAATTCGCTGTGATGAGGAAACACAAAATACTTTCTTAAAAGAGGTCTGCTccacattttaaatatgtatgatcttcttttttttttttgtataagatCATCTTACTTGGGCTGTGTGAAAGTAATCTAAAATAATTTACAGGTTAGTTCAaccctgttttattttctttccccAGGTGAAAGTCATGCGGTGTTTGGAACACCCCAATGTCTTGAAATTTATTGGAGTTCTGTATAAGGACAAAAAACTGAATCTAATAATAGAGTACATAGAGGGAGGAACTCTAAAGGATTTCATCAGAGACATGGTATGTACATACCTAAAACCAAGGGTAAAGTAACTTTCATGTGGTCGCACACACGTCATATTGCCCTTTGGCAATTTCAACCACTTTAAGTGCACAGCTGTTCAGTATCTTGACAGTGGTAATACTGACTGGGTTCAATGCCAGGGGAAGGGATAAGGTTGGCTTGACCAGGGTGACAATATAAAGACCTCACTGAGCTGAATTTGTATAATTAAAACTGTAATTTACTGGTTTAGAGCTCTGGGCTTGACACAGTAGCATGTCGTAGGGAAGGACATGATATGGGCCACTGGGCACCCACAAGCCCTTTCAATCCACTGAATACACTATGAAGCGCTTTCAATGATTTATCTCAACCCAAATCgcatccccccccccacacacacacacacacacacacagaagaaaGCTGTTTTGTCTCAAGAAGTAATTTCACTTTTGATTGGAAACCGGTTTCTTGAAACCTGCTTAAGTTGAGGAACTGAAGAACAATGGGTCTTTATCAAAGCAAGTTGCTGGTTCGATGCCTACCTGCGGTAAGCTTTGTTTGTGTTAAGAGTAATAGAGCAGAATAATGAAGGTACTGTTTTTGATACCAAGGAAAGGGTATCGGTTGCCAAATAAAGGATgaacatgtttttcctttttcTAAAAACAGGATCCATTTCCATGGGAACAGAGAGTCAGCTTTGCCAAAGGCATCGCTTCCGGAATGGTTAGTGaagcctgttttttatttttcgatCTTGTCTTGCATGCCTGTTTCATATCAGATTGCAGGAGATGATCCTAGGAATATATTTCCTCTGTCCCTTCTCAGTCTATACATATGCTGCTAAGTTGTTAATAAGGACAGTGTGTTTTCCATACTAAAAAGCTTTGTACATGGTGTATGATCTTAAATAACGTGATGCTTGAATAGCTAATAGAGAATACATGTTGTCATTTGTTCCTCTATTTAGGCTTACCTGCATTCAATGAGCATCATCCATAGAGACCTCAACTCTCACAACTGCCTGGTCAAACTGGTAAGTGTCTGTTAGGTGCTAGCCAGCCACGCCATGGGGAAAGCTGAATGGTGCATCAATATGGAAAGGAAATCCAATTAAAGAAACCATCATTAGAACTGTTTAAATGTAACAGACGCTTTTAAAACCTATGAGAAACATTCATAAAAACGAATCACATTTTGTACAATAATTGAACCATGTTCTACCCAAGGACAAAACTGTGGTGGTGGCCGATTTCGGTCTTTCCCGTCTAATTGTGCAAGAGAAGAAGACCAGCCCTCCTCCTGAGAAATCCACCACAAAGAAAAGGACGTTCAGGAGGATTGAGCGCAAGAAACGCTACACTGTGGTGGGGAACCCCTACTGGATGGCACCCGAGATGCTGAATGGTAAGCAATGCAGAGACTAACTTTTTAAAGAGGGCACTGCTCTATACAGGGGATCCCTGGATATTGACACCCTCAGTGAGTAGTGTGCAGTCAATTCAataagtcaccaggatgtgatgaaataacactttttttctaaaattaaaattaagtgTCTTTTCTTTTTAGGTAAAATCTATGATGAAAAAGTGGACATTTTCTCTTTTGGCATTGTACTTTGTGaggtaagaaatatatatatattgagtaaATCGTATCAATTTTTGCTTGAGTATTGGCAAAGCATgttacattttgttgtgttactTAGTTAATATTTGGTATCCTTACAATATTCTTAGCCAGTTTAATGTCTTGCTATTCTTTAAAAGTTGAAATCCAGACTATGAAATCCAGTTATTCGGTTCTATAAGCTCTTGTTGCACAGTTGGAGTGTTGCTTTACAATCTGACACTCTCTTTTCTTTCTCCTGTGTCTGTAGTGACACAGTTCATTTACATTGCTTTGTACAATATGTTTAGGGACTGTCTGCAGAAAGAGACCAGGCTTTCATTCTGCAGCCCTGGATTAACAGAGTCAGAAATGTTTTTTACTtttgcaaacaaaaaatgtccaggTTCTTTTTCTTCAGTAGCCAACTAGTGCAACCCAGCACATGCTTGTTTAGTCATTCAGCCAGAAGTCCAAAAATGAGCTTGAAATTCATTCAGTTCAGAATCCGTGCACTTATACAGTCTCCCATCTAGGTCTTGATTCCTattcaaaacacattaaaacggGAATCTGTTTTTTCCTAATGGTAACTCTGTGGGTGTATCTAATGCACCAGCAGTTCGTTGTGTGCAATCAGTGCAAACGTAttcctttgttctttttattattgGACTCCTGGTAACAATGTTTGGAAGGCTACAGCATTTTTCCCTAGCTGAAAGTATGTGTTGTAGCTGCAGGTGTTTGTGCTTATCCCGGGATGCCCAGAACTTCAAGCCTTATAATATGAATAAGTCATTCTTAGTTTGGCTCTTGGGAGGATGTTATCCGTAGAGAGTAACTTCTTAAAGTTTGCACTCCTATTGAAACAGTGATACCAGTATGTAATGTTAAAATTGTTACTTTATCAGATCATTGGACAAGTATATGCTGACCCAGAATGCTTGCCCAGGACACTAGATTTTGGACTGAATGTGGGAATGTTTTTGGAAAAGTTTGTTCCTAAAGATTGCCCACCTGCCTTTTTCCCATTGGCTGTTGCTTGCTGTGATCTCATCCCTGAAAACAGGTAGGTTCCATCTGCAAAGGTGATTTTTAAATTGCATAGGTTGGTACTTTCAGAAGATTGTTGTACAAGATGTTAGAGGTTTAGACTGATTTCCATAGGATGCGCTGCTAGTGGAATATGAAGTAATTATCGGGTTTCTTACAATGCATTGATTTCATGCTTTATagaaaacatttttataacatttgtaGAGTTTTCATCCAGgaaagtgtggtttgttactggGTTAAACGGGATCAGCTTTATGCCATTGCAGGAACAGTATATAATGCAGCTTATCTGGGACACCTCACTGAAACTCCTGCCAAGAGCTTGTGAAATAAggataattaacagcacagagtACAGCCCTGGAATTAAAGAAAGCGAGAACTACTGCTATGTTTGTTTCAGTGTATGCTTTCATCAGTGAATATGTTGCTTTCAAAAGATTAGTTAGCAGA contains the following coding sequences:
- the LOC117427742 gene encoding LIM domain kinase 2-like — protein: MTNTPKSYMDEREGKEGCRCVGCGGRIVDAFFIKVHNEVWHNSCFQCSECSDHLINWYYEKDGKLYCRKHYWEKFGESCHGCSLLMTGPAMVAGEYRYHPECFVCLICKVIIEDGDTYALVERSKLYCGKCHHQIVLMPMFENLSLNSPLDSLPHTVTLISVPAATNGKPGFSVKIIGDCTNGTTSVQVKEVRGMHISPEVRNAIHPGDRILEINGVQVQSLLEEKIEDLIQRNQTLQLLIEHDPVRQSLERLRLTSSPSRLGVPTPSRMRLSSPSRSISALESENVDSTLKRRSVRRSSSTCKSPGPSSPKEHPALYRDISRSESLRSSSSCSHRIFRPCDLIHGEVLGKGFFGQAIKVTHKATGEVMVMKELIRCDEETQNTFLKEVKVMRCLEHPNVLKFIGVLYKDKKLNLIIEYIEGGTLKDFIRDMDPFPWEQRVSFAKGIASGMAYLHSMSIIHRDLNSHNCLVKLDKTVVVADFGLSRLIVQEKKTSPPPEKSTTKKRTFRRIERKKRYTVVGNPYWMAPEMLNGKIYDEKVDIFSFGIVLCEIIGQVYADPECLPRTLDFGLNVGMFLEKFVPKDCPPAFFPLAVACCDLIPENRPAFENLEDCFEALALNLELCIPLPAKMGELDHSLYKLHSPPQTRLPENGILAADTSL